One stretch of Flavobacterium sp. 9 DNA includes these proteins:
- a CDS encoding DUF721 domain-containing protein yields the protein MAKRLNNQSTIGAVLQQIIQVNKLQPGMDQIDVKEAWRQLMGNGVNTYTKNVVLKGSTLYVELGSAVLREELSHGKSKIVKMINEELGRDVVKDVVLR from the coding sequence ATGGCAAAAAGACTAAATAATCAAAGTACGATTGGGGCTGTTTTGCAACAGATAATCCAGGTAAATAAATTACAGCCCGGAATGGATCAGATTGATGTGAAAGAGGCGTGGAGACAGTTGATGGGAAATGGAGTAAACACGTACACTAAAAATGTTGTGCTAAAAGGCAGTACGTTGTATGTTGAGCTTGGATCGGCGGTTTTGAGAGAAGAATTAAGTCACGGAAAATCGAAAATCGTTAAGATGATTAATGAAGAATTAGGGCGTGACGTGGTGAAAGATGTAGTTTTACGTTAG
- a CDS encoding serine hydrolase translates to MTKTICIILTIFAFAGCSSDQTETTPTPTESMYFPPLTGNTWKTKSLTDLKWNQAAVQPLLDYLELKHSKSFIILVNGQIVMENYFNGHSATTNWYWASAGKTLTSTMTGIAQQENLLDINNKVSQYIGTGWTSETLAQENLITCKNLLTMTSGLDDSTDDVDPASLIYKADSGKRWAYHNVYVKLQDVVAKASGQTWSTYFNTKLRDKIGMDGNWVQLGVNSVYTSTSRSIARFGLLMLNKGKWDNTQILNEAYFNEATTTSQNINLGYGYLWWLNGKTSYHLPQSQLTFQGSIIPTAPNDMFMALGKNDQKIYVVPSKNMVIIRMGDAADDVNLALSDFDKTLWTKIIALYQ, encoded by the coding sequence ATGACTAAAACAATTTGTATAATCCTGACAATCTTCGCATTTGCAGGATGTAGTTCAGACCAAACTGAAACAACACCTACTCCAACTGAAAGTATGTATTTCCCTCCATTAACAGGAAATACTTGGAAAACAAAATCTCTTACAGATCTAAAATGGAATCAAGCTGCCGTTCAGCCACTTTTAGATTATTTAGAACTCAAACATTCTAAATCGTTTATTATTCTAGTAAATGGGCAAATTGTAATGGAAAATTATTTCAATGGTCATTCCGCAACTACAAATTGGTATTGGGCAAGTGCAGGAAAAACACTAACATCAACCATGACCGGAATTGCACAACAAGAAAATTTACTTGACATCAATAATAAAGTTTCACAATATATCGGAACCGGTTGGACAAGCGAAACATTAGCACAAGAAAACTTAATTACGTGCAAAAACCTTCTTACAATGACTTCAGGACTTGATGACAGTACAGACGATGTCGATCCTGCAAGTTTAATCTACAAGGCCGATTCAGGAAAACGTTGGGCATATCATAATGTATATGTAAAACTCCAGGATGTTGTAGCAAAAGCAAGCGGGCAAACCTGGTCAACCTATTTCAATACCAAATTAAGAGACAAAATTGGCATGGATGGTAATTGGGTTCAGCTTGGCGTTAATAGCGTTTATACCAGTACTTCAAGAAGTATAGCACGATTTGGACTTTTAATGCTTAACAAGGGAAAATGGGATAATACTCAAATTTTAAACGAAGCTTATTTTAATGAAGCAACAACAACTTCTCAAAACATTAATTTAGGATACGGGTATTTATGGTGGCTTAACGGAAAAACATCATATCATTTACCACAATCACAACTTACTTTTCAGGGAAGTATAATTCCGACTGCGCCAAATGACATGTTTATGGCATTGGGGAAAAATGATCAGAAAATCTATGTTGTTCCAAGTAAAAACATGGTCATTATCAGAATGGGAGATGCCGCTGACGATGTCAATCTTGCCTTATCAGATTTTGACAAAACGCTATGGACGAAAATAATTGCGTTGTATCAATAA
- the ftsY gene encoding signal recognition particle-docking protein FtsY — MSFLKKLFSTDKKETLDKGLEKSKTTFFSKLSKAVAGKSKVDDDVLDDLEEILVASDVGVNTTLKVISRIEKRVAEDKYLGTEELNQILREEIGALLSETNTGEATEFEIPKDKKPYVLMVVGVNGVGKTTTIGKLAYQFKKAGYNVVLGAADTFRAAAIDQLQVWADRVGVPIVRQNMGSDPASVAFDTLQSAVAQNADVVIIDTAGRLHNKINLMNELTKVKRVMQKVVADAPHDVLLVLDGSTGQNAFEQAKQFTAATEVTSLAVTKLDGTAKGGVVIGISDQFQIPVKYIGIGEGIEDLQVFNKYEFVDSFFK, encoded by the coding sequence ATGAGTTTTTTAAAAAAATTATTCTCCACTGATAAAAAAGAGACTTTGGACAAAGGTCTTGAAAAATCAAAAACTACCTTTTTTTCAAAGTTAAGTAAAGCCGTTGCTGGAAAGTCTAAAGTCGATGACGATGTTTTGGATGATCTGGAAGAAATCTTGGTTGCTTCTGATGTTGGTGTAAATACAACTCTGAAAGTAATTTCAAGAATCGAAAAACGTGTTGCTGAAGACAAATATTTAGGAACTGAGGAGTTGAATCAAATCCTTCGTGAAGAAATAGGAGCTTTACTGTCTGAAACGAACACTGGTGAAGCAACAGAATTTGAAATTCCAAAAGATAAAAAACCATACGTTTTAATGGTAGTTGGTGTCAATGGAGTTGGTAAAACAACTACAATTGGTAAACTGGCTTATCAGTTTAAGAAAGCGGGTTATAATGTGGTTTTAGGAGCTGCGGATACTTTTCGTGCGGCTGCTATTGATCAATTGCAAGTTTGGGCAGATCGTGTAGGTGTTCCAATCGTAAGGCAAAATATGGGAAGTGATCCTGCTTCTGTAGCTTTTGATACGTTACAATCTGCTGTAGCTCAAAATGCAGATGTAGTAATTATAGATACTGCCGGACGTTTGCATAACAAAATCAATTTGATGAACGAACTTACCAAAGTAAAACGCGTAATGCAAAAAGTGGTTGCTGATGCTCCGCATGATGTACTTTTGGTTTTGGATGGTTCGACTGGTCAAAATGCTTTTGAACAAGCAAAACAATTTACTGCTGCTACTGAAGTAACTTCTCTTGCGGTAACCAAACTAGACGGAACTGCAAAAGGTGGTGTTGTAATTGGTATTTCAGATCAATTTCAAATTCCTGTAAAGTATATTGGTATTGGTGAAGGAATTGAAGATTTGCAAGTCTTTAATAAGTATGAGTTTGTGGATAGTTTTTTCAAATAA
- a CDS encoding DUF4295 domain-containing protein: MAKKTVASLQTSSKRLSKAIKMVKSPKTGAYTFVESIMAPEEVDEFLKKK; this comes from the coding sequence ATGGCAAAGAAAACCGTAGCATCGTTACAAACATCTTCTAAGAGATTATCAAAAGCCATCAAAATGGTGAAATCTCCTAAAACTGGTGCATATACATTCGTAGAATCTATTATGGCTCCTGAAGAAGTTGATGAATTCTTGAAAAAGAAATAA
- the rpmG gene encoding 50S ribosomal protein L33 translates to MAKKGNRIQVILECTEHKTSGVAGTSRYITTKNKKNTPDRLEIKKFNPILKRVTVHKEIK, encoded by the coding sequence ATGGCAAAGAAAGGTAATAGAATCCAGGTAATTTTAGAATGTACTGAGCACAAGACTTCTGGTGTAGCAGGAACTTCTAGATATATTACAACTAAGAACAAAAAAAATACTCCGGATAGATTAGAGATTAAAAAATTTAATCCAATCTTGAAACGCGTAACTGTTCACAAAGAAATTAAGTAA
- the rpmB gene encoding 50S ribosomal protein L28: MSRVCDLTGKRAMVGNNVSHAMNKTKRKFSVNLVKKRFYLPEEDRWITLRVAASTIKTINKNGISAVLKKAQSEGFIK; the protein is encoded by the coding sequence ATGTCAAGAGTTTGTGACCTTACAGGTAAAAGAGCGATGGTAGGAAATAACGTTTCTCACGCTATGAACAAAACTAAGAGAAAGTTTTCTGTAAACTTAGTTAAAAAGCGTTTTTATCTTCCAGAAGAAGATAGATGGATTACTCTTAGAGTAGCAGCATCTACGATAAAAACAATTAATAAAAATGGAATTTCTGCTGTTTTGAAAAAAGCGCAGTCAGAAGGATTTATCAAATAA
- a CDS encoding CinA family nicotinamide mononucleotide deamidase-related protein, whose amino-acid sequence MKATIITIGDEILIGQIVDTNSGFIAKSLDRIGVEVHEMISISDDKKHILDTFAQLQNKVDVVIVTGGLGPTKDDVTKKTFCDYFDDELVVNPEVLAHVKELIEGFYKRPISQLNKDQALVPSKCTVLHNKMGTAPGMWMKKENTVFVSLPGVPYEMKYLVEEEIIPKIVREYKRPYIIHKTILTYGQGESLVAERIEDWENNLPEFIKLAYLPNPGRVRLRLSARGTNKEELEAAIESNVKSLDAIIHDIIVGYEENETIESVVGKILTKQGKTISTAESFTGGKIASLLSAIPGASNYFKGSIVSYATEAKVNVLGVSQDLVDQFTVVSAEVASAMALNVKEILKTDYAIATTGNAGPTKGDSDAEIGAVFIALATPTGIIVEEFNFGQPREKVINRATIKSLEILQKEILKIVR is encoded by the coding sequence ATGAAAGCAACTATCATTACTATTGGAGATGAAATATTAATAGGTCAAATTGTAGATACAAACTCCGGTTTTATCGCAAAATCCCTAGACCGAATCGGAGTGGAAGTCCATGAAATGATTTCGATAAGCGACGATAAAAAACACATTTTAGACACATTTGCCCAGTTACAAAACAAAGTAGATGTTGTAATTGTGACCGGAGGTTTAGGACCAACAAAAGACGATGTTACCAAGAAAACTTTCTGTGATTATTTTGACGACGAATTAGTTGTTAATCCAGAAGTTTTGGCTCACGTAAAAGAATTGATTGAAGGATTTTATAAAAGACCAATTTCACAATTAAATAAAGATCAGGCTTTAGTTCCGTCAAAATGTACCGTTCTGCACAACAAAATGGGGACGGCGCCAGGAATGTGGATGAAGAAAGAAAACACTGTGTTTGTTTCGCTTCCGGGAGTTCCGTATGAAATGAAATATCTGGTTGAAGAAGAAATAATTCCTAAGATAGTTCGAGAGTATAAACGTCCGTATATCATTCATAAAACCATTTTGACTTATGGTCAGGGCGAGAGTTTAGTTGCAGAACGTATCGAAGATTGGGAAAATAATCTGCCTGAGTTTATCAAGCTAGCTTATTTACCAAATCCCGGACGAGTTCGTTTGCGTTTGTCTGCCAGAGGAACAAATAAAGAAGAATTAGAAGCAGCTATTGAATCAAATGTAAAATCATTAGATGCTATAATTCATGATATTATAGTTGGTTATGAAGAAAATGAAACGATAGAATCAGTAGTTGGAAAAATTTTAACGAAACAAGGTAAAACCATTTCGACTGCCGAAAGTTTTACCGGAGGAAAAATTGCTTCGCTTTTGTCAGCTATTCCTGGAGCTTCAAATTATTTTAAAGGCAGTATTGTTTCCTACGCAACAGAGGCGAAGGTTAATGTTCTCGGTGTCTCGCAGGATTTAGTAGATCAATTTACGGTAGTTAGCGCAGAGGTTGCATCGGCTATGGCTTTGAATGTTAAAGAGATACTTAAAACAGACTATGCAATTGCGACAACTGGGAACGCCGGACCAACAAAAGGAGACTCGGATGCAGAAATTGGAGCTGTTTTTATCGCTTTGGCTACTCCAACAGGCATAATTGTAGAAGAATTTAACTTTGGCCAACCACGTGAAAAAGTGATAAATAGAGCGACGATTAAGAGTTTAGAAATATTACAGAAAGAAATTTTAAAAATTGTGCGATAA
- a CDS encoding Hpt domain-containing protein, producing the protein MALKYNLSKVYALSDNDPEFVNEILKLFVTEVPEDLKQIKEGIKKKDHKYAYSYAHKIKPTLDLMGLNVAFEEILQVEAWTKAEGKKKEIVETFKSIKLQVKEAIKEIKKDFDL; encoded by the coding sequence ATGGCTTTAAAGTACAACCTTTCGAAAGTATATGCGCTTTCAGACAACGATCCTGAATTTGTAAACGAAATTCTAAAACTATTTGTTACCGAAGTTCCCGAAGATTTAAAACAAATCAAAGAAGGAATTAAGAAAAAGGATCATAAATATGCTTACTCATATGCCCATAAAATAAAACCTACGTTAGATTTAATGGGGTTAAATGTGGCTTTTGAGGAAATCCTTCAGGTTGAAGCCTGGACAAAAGCAGAAGGCAAGAAAAAAGAAATTGTCGAAACTTTTAAAAGCATTAAATTGCAGGTAAAAGAGGCAATAAAAGAAATTAAAAAAGACTTTGATTTGTAA
- a CDS encoding fumarylacetoacetate hydrolase family protein yields the protein MKIICIGRNYTNHIEELKNERPTEPVVFMKPDSAVLLKQHPFVIPEFSEEIHHEIEIIVKINKVGKYIEPKFAHKYYDEISVGIDFTARDLQDKLKQKGLPWEKAKAFDGSAVIGDFVPKNDFVSMENLTFELTNNSKTVQKGNTSFMLWKIDELVSYVSQYFTLKIGDIIFTGTPEGVAAVKPNDVLEGFLEDKKLFRIQVK from the coding sequence ATGAAGATCATCTGTATCGGTAGAAATTATACCAATCATATTGAGGAATTAAAAAACGAGCGACCAACGGAACCTGTAGTTTTTATGAAACCGGATTCGGCAGTTTTGTTAAAGCAACATCCGTTTGTAATTCCAGAATTTTCTGAAGAAATTCATCACGAAATAGAGATAATTGTTAAAATTAACAAAGTAGGGAAGTACATCGAACCTAAATTTGCTCATAAGTATTATGATGAAATAAGTGTAGGTATTGATTTTACAGCCAGAGATTTACAAGATAAATTGAAACAAAAAGGGTTGCCTTGGGAGAAAGCAAAAGCGTTTGATGGCTCTGCAGTCATTGGAGATTTTGTTCCAAAAAACGATTTTGTTTCTATGGAAAATCTTACATTTGAGTTGACTAACAATTCTAAAACAGTTCAAAAAGGAAATACAAGCTTCATGCTTTGGAAAATTGATGAGCTGGTTTCTTACGTATCTCAATATTTTACATTAAAAATAGGAGATATTATTTTTACAGGAACGCCGGAAGGAGTTGCTGCGGTTAAACCAAATGATGTTTTAGAAGGCTTTTTAGAAGATAAAAAATTATTCAGAATACAAGTAAAATAA
- a CDS encoding 3'-5' exonuclease produces MELKLNKPICFFDLETTGIDIGKDRIVEISIFKVFPNGNKESKTWLVNPTIPIPPQTTAVHGITDEKVANEPTFAELAPQVHNMIKDSDLGGFNSDRFDIPLLAEELLRAGVDFDMKNKVSVDVQTIFHKMEERTLSAALKFYCGKSLENAHSAEADTMATYEILKAQLDRYPDLENDMKSLSEFTTRKKIADFAGMIAFDADNEEVFTFGKHKGAKVDKVLETEPGYFSWIQNADFPLYTKKVLTAIKLRKLNTK; encoded by the coding sequence ATGGAACTCAAACTCAACAAACCAATTTGCTTTTTTGATCTTGAAACAACCGGAATTGATATCGGTAAAGATCGAATAGTAGAAATTTCGATATTCAAAGTTTTTCCAAACGGAAATAAAGAAAGTAAAACCTGGTTGGTGAATCCAACGATTCCAATTCCGCCGCAAACCACCGCTGTTCATGGTATCACAGATGAAAAAGTAGCAAATGAACCTACTTTTGCAGAATTAGCGCCACAAGTTCATAATATGATTAAGGATAGTGATTTAGGTGGATTTAATTCAGATCGTTTCGATATTCCGTTGCTTGCAGAAGAATTGCTTCGTGCCGGAGTTGATTTTGATATGAAAAATAAAGTTTCAGTAGATGTGCAGACTATTTTTCATAAAATGGAAGAACGTACACTAAGTGCTGCATTGAAATTTTATTGCGGAAAAAGTCTTGAAAATGCTCACTCGGCAGAAGCTGATACAATGGCAACTTACGAAATCTTAAAAGCGCAATTAGATCGTTATCCGGATTTGGAAAACGATATGAAATCATTGTCTGAATTTACTACTCGTAAAAAAATAGCTGATTTTGCGGGAATGATTGCTTTTGATGCAGACAATGAAGAAGTTTTTACTTTCGGAAAACATAAAGGAGCAAAGGTTGACAAAGTATTAGAAACAGAGCCTGGATATTTCAGCTGGATTCAAAACGCTGATTTTCCTTTGTACACTAAGAAAGTTTTGACGGCAATAAAATTAAGAAAGTTAAATACTAAATAA